The DNA region ATTTTTTATAAAGTTTCTCAAAAACCGGGAAAACCGCTTTTCTTCGGAAAACTGAATTCGTGCTTGATCTTTGGATTGCCCGGAAATCCGGCTGCTGCTTTAAGCTGTTTTTATGAATATGCTCTTCCTGCGATAAGAACTATGCAAGGGCATCAAAATATATTTCTCAAAAAACAAATGATGCCTGTTGCTGGCAGCACTAAAAAGAAAGAAGGGCTCGCATTATTTCTGAAAGGAAAAATATCTGACGGGAAAGTGAATATACTTCAGGGACAAGAATCAAATAATATCAGTTCCTTTGCCACAGCAGATTGCCTGATTTATTTGCCTGCCGAAAAAGGAAACATTGCTTCCGAAGAACAGGTTGAAATACATTTTCTTCCCTAAACTCAGAATATTGTAAATGAATACTGAAACAACATATTGGCTTTTCATCCTGCTGTTATTTATAGTGGCTTTTCTCTACGCATCAGTCGGGCATGGCGGAGCAAGCGGCTACCTTGCACTGATGGCGTTGTTCGGAATTGCACCATCGGTTATGAAATCGTCTGCGCTTTTAATGAATATTTTCGTTTCATTAATTGCATTCTATGAATATTACAGAGGCGGACATTTCCGATGGAAATTATTTTTTCCGTTTGCCATTGCTTCCATTCCTTTCTCATTCATGGGTGCATATATAACTCTTGACGCATTTTTATACAAAAAAATTCTCGGAGTGATTTTGATTTTCCCTATTCTCAGGTTATTTGGGATTTTCGGAAAAGGAAATGAATCGGAGAAAGAAATTAATCGCACATGGGCGTTTGCCCTTGGAGCGCTCATTGGATTGTTATCCGGAATAATTGGAATTGGAGGAGGAATAATTCTTTCGCCAATAATTCTTTTACTTCATTGGGGAAACATGAAAGAAACGGCAGCTGTTTCAGCGCTTTTCATTTTTGTAAATTCTGTTTCTGGTCTTGCCGGGGTATTTAGCAATGGTGTATCCATTGACCATTCAGTTTATGTATGGGTATTCGTTGCACTTCTTGGAGGGTTTTCAGGCGCGTATTTTGGGAGCAGAAAATTAAACAACCCGGTTCTTAAAAAAATTCTTTCGGTTGTTTTAGTAATTGCGAGCGTAAAACTTTTAACTGTGAGCGAAAAATGAACAGACAAAAAATTACAGGAGTGATTCTGGCAGGTGGAAAAAATTCCAGAATGGGAGCTGCTAAAGGTTTGCTTATGGTTGATGGGAAAAAAATTATTGAAAGAATTATTGATGCAATGAAACCGGTTGTGGATGAAATTATGATAATTTCAAATGAAAATAATTATGATTACCTTGGATATAAAGTTCACGCTGACCTAATTAAAGATTGCGGACCAATGGGAGGAATTCACACGGCACTATCATTCAGCGCCAGCGAAAAAAATTTAATTGTCGCTTGCGACATGCCTTTTCTCACAAGCAGTATTTTAAAACAAATTATTGATATTTCTTCCGGCTACGAAATTACTATTTCCGAATTTTCAGGTGAAGTACAGCCGCTTTGTGCGGTGTATTCTTCGGTTTGCAGAAACAAATTTAAAGAGCTTATTACAATTGAAGCATGGAAAATGAAAAAAGCATTAAAGCATTTCAAAACAAAAACAATTTCATTTTCAGAAAATCATTTTCAAAACATAAATACACCTGAAGAATACCGAACTATAAAAAAAACTAATCATGAGTATTCAAATTAACCTTTTCGGTTCCTTGGCTGAAGTTGTGGGGAAAACTCAGTTGAATATTAATGATGTTAATGACACAGAGGCTCTTAAGCAGAAAATGCTGGATGATTTTCCAAAATTGAAAAACTATCAATTCGTGATTGCTGTTTCTAAACAAATTATTAAAGAGAATCAATTATTAAATGCAGGCGATGTTGTAGCTTTGTTGCCTCCATTTGCAGGAGGATAAATTACTATGCTTTCAGAAAAAGAAATAACACGTTACAGCAGACACCTTCTGCTTCCTGAAATAGGAATAGAAGGTCAGGAAAAAATAAAAAACTCTAAAGTGCTGATAATTGGTGCAGGAGGTTTAGGCTGTTCTGTTCTGATGTATCTCACAGCTGCCGGAGTTGGAAAAATCGGAATTATTGATTTTGATACAGTGGATGAAACAAATCTTCAGCGACAAGTATTGTACGATATTAATGATGTGGGACAATTAAAATCGGAGATTGCTAAATACAAACTTTCTAAACAAAATCCACTTATAGAAATTGAAAGCATAAACAGCAAACTCAGCACTCAAAATGCGATTGAGATTTTTTCAGAATATACTATTATAGTTGACGGCACCGATAATTTTTCAACCCGCTACATGGTAAACGATGCTTGTGTATTGTCAGGAAAAACACTGGTGTCAGGTTCTATATTCAAATTTCAGGGGCAAGTTTCTGTATTTAATTATCAAAACTCCAAAAAAGAATTTGGTCCAACATACCGTTGTTTGTTTGCTTCACCACCTCCAGCAGAGTCAGCCCCCTCCTGTTCTGAAATTGGTGTGATGGGTGTATTGCCGGGGATTATCGGAACACTCATGGCGAATGAAGTCATTAAAATTATTGCCAGCATAGGAAAAACTCTTTCCGGAAAAATTCTGCTCGTAGATTCTCTAACAATGAATTTTCATACGATTGCAATAGAAAGAAATCCGGAAGCGATAAAATCAGCTCCACAAAGTGCCGAAGCATTCAGAAAAACGGATTACGATTATTTCTGCGGCATAAAAAACAATAAACCACCTATCCGGGAAATTTCATCGGAAAAACTTTTTTCCCTGATTGCATCCGAAGAAAAAATCCAACTGCTGGATGTCAGAGAGCCCAATGAAATGCCTGAGGTTTCCGAACTCAACGATTTAAAAGTCCCCCTTGGAGAAATTGAAAAACATATTCATAAAATTTATCGTGACAAAAAAGTAATTGTGATATGCCGTAGCGGAAATAGAAGCAGAAAAGCCATAGAACTTTTATATGAAAAATTTGGTTTCCAAAATCTTTACAACCTGAAGGGAGGGGTGATGGAATGGATAAAAATATTCGGAGAAAAACAAAAACATGAACGACAAGAAAAAGCATAAGGTATTTGTGAATGCTGCAATAAGTCCGCAGTTTATTGCTGACGCTATTGCAAGGCACAGTTCAAAAACTACAATTGGTGCACATGATATTTTCCTTGGACAAGTGCGAGGTGATGAGATAAACGGAAAAATAGTTCAAGCTATTGACTATTCTGCCTATGAAGAAATGGCCGAAGAAAAATTTCATGAAATACGGAAAGCTGCTTTCGAAAAATTTGATCTTATCTGCATGCATATCTATCACAGCATAGGAAAAGTGAAAGCAGGAGAAATTTCTCTTTTTGTTTTTACTT from Bacteroidota bacterium includes:
- a CDS encoding molybdenum cofactor guanylyltransferase yields the protein MNRQKITGVILAGGKNSRMGAAKGLLMVDGKKIIERIIDAMKPVVDEIMIISNENNYDYLGYKVHADLIKDCGPMGGIHTALSFSASEKNLIVACDMPFLTSSILKQIIDISSGYEITISEFSGEVQPLCAVYSSVCRNKFKELITIEAWKMKKALKHFKTKTISFSENHFQNINTPEEYRTIKKTNHEYSN
- the moeB gene encoding molybdopterin-synthase adenylyltransferase MoeB, whose protein sequence is MLSEKEITRYSRHLLLPEIGIEGQEKIKNSKVLIIGAGGLGCSVLMYLTAAGVGKIGIIDFDTVDETNLQRQVLYDINDVGQLKSEIAKYKLSKQNPLIEIESINSKLSTQNAIEIFSEYTIIVDGTDNFSTRYMVNDACVLSGKTLVSGSIFKFQGQVSVFNYQNSKKEFGPTYRCLFASPPPAESAPSCSEIGVMGVLPGIIGTLMANEVIKIIASIGKTLSGKILLVDSLTMNFHTIAIERNPEAIKSAPQSAEAFRKTDYDYFCGIKNNKPPIREISSEKLFSLIASEEKIQLLDVREPNEMPEVSELNDLKVPLGEIEKHIHKIYRDKKVIVICRSGNRSRKAIELLYEKFGFQNLYNLKGGVMEWIKIFGEKQKHERQEKA
- a CDS encoding MoaD/ThiS family protein, which encodes MSIQINLFGSLAEVVGKTQLNINDVNDTEALKQKMLDDFPKLKNYQFVIAVSKQIIKENQLLNAGDVVALLPPFAGG
- a CDS encoding sulfite exporter TauE/SafE family protein yields the protein MNTETTYWLFILLLFIVAFLYASVGHGGASGYLALMALFGIAPSVMKSSALLMNIFVSLIAFYEYYRGGHFRWKLFFPFAIASIPFSFMGAYITLDAFLYKKILGVILIFPILRLFGIFGKGNESEKEINRTWAFALGALIGLLSGIIGIGGGIILSPIILLLHWGNMKETAAVSALFIFVNSVSGLAGVFSNGVSIDHSVYVWVFVALLGGFSGAYFGSRKLNNPVLKKILSVVLVIASVKLLTVSEK
- a CDS encoding molybdenum cofactor biosynthesis protein MoaE yields the protein MNDKKKHKVFVNAAISPQFIADAIARHSSKTTIGAHDIFLGQVRGDEINGKIVQAIDYSAYEEMAEEKFHEIRKAAFEKFDLICMHIYHSIGKVKAGEISLFVFTSSMHRAIAFDACRWVVEEIKASVPIFGKEMFEDETYSWKENIK